Proteins encoded by one window of Rutidosis leptorrhynchoides isolate AG116_Rl617_1_P2 chromosome 7, CSIRO_AGI_Rlap_v1, whole genome shotgun sequence:
- the LOC139860597 gene encoding bifunctional nuclease 1-like codes for MSTLQGPVVCPAVHGKQGGVHAVDRPLMKAKIQRSGISGFKGVNSRRVHVRNQPGSKLVKCSFSSSSNGNGSMADSFNENDSDYVNSSVVEAVEVKSGPDGFIIKMRDGKHLRCVHNNPQGGHLSDYAPHPAIVLKMEDGTGLLLPIIVLEMPSVLLMAAMRNVQIVRPTMYNVVKEMIDKMGYKVKLVRVTKRIHEAYFARLYLTKADNENDCISFDLRPSDAINIAVRCKVPIQVNKFLAQSDGMKIVESAKLSFQGSPDGLIFKELDRPSGQPCVETKEFNLVRNMLIAAVEERYRDAAQWRDKLTQFRSKRNWA; via the exons ATGAGTACTTTGCAAGGTCCAGTTGTATGCCCTGCAGTTCATGGGAAGCAAGGCGGTGTTCATGCAGTTGACAGACCGTTAATGAAGGCGAAGATTCAGAGAAGTGGAATTTCGGGGTTTAAAGGCGTTAACAGCCGTAGGGTGCACGTGCGTAATCAGCCTGGATCTAAGCTTGTAAAATGTAGTTTCAGTTCATCTTCGAATGGCAATGGTAGCATGGCGGATAGTTTTAATGAGAACGATTCAGATTATGTCAACTCAAGTGTGGTTGAAGCTG TTGAAGTGAAGAGCGGGCCCGATGGGTTTATAATTAAAATGAGGGACGGGAAGCATTTAAGATGTGTTCACAACAACCCGCAAGGTGGGCATCTGTCGGATTATGCTCCGCATCCTGCAATTGTGCTGAAGATGGAAGATGGGACGGGCCTTTTACTTCCTATAATTGTTT TGGAGATGCCTAGTGTATTGCTTATGGCGGCTATGCGAAATGTCCAAATT GTGAGGCCGACAATGTATAATGTGGTGAAGGAGATGATTGATAAGATGGGTTATAAA GTCAAGCTAGTTCGAGTAACCAAGAGGATACACGAGGCATATTTTGCTCGGCTATATCTAACAAAG GCAGATAATGAAAATGACTGTATTAGCTTTGACCTTCGTCCCTCAGATGCCATTAATATTGCTGTGAGGTGCAAG GTACCAATACAAGTGAACAAGTTTTTGGCACAAAGTGATGGAATGAAGATTGTTGAATCTGCAAAGCTTTCATTCCAGGGTTCGCCAGATGGTTTGATATTTAAAGAACTCGATCG ACCCAGTGGGCAGCCTTGTGTTGAAACCAAAGAGTTTAATCTTGTAAGAAACATGCTTATTGCTGCTGTTGAGGAACGCTATAGAGATGCAG CTCAATGGAGAGATAAGCTCACTCAATTCCGATCTAAGAGAAACTGGGCATAG